From the genome of Oryza glaberrima chromosome 1, OglaRS2, whole genome shotgun sequence:
TTTTGGTTTTTGAGTAGGTGGTGATCGAGATGGGGGTGATACCGTTACAACAACATGCTAGAAGTGGATGATAGTTGCCAGCTGATAGAGCTAGAAGTGGGTGATAACCGCATAAAGTGAGGGTGTAAGTGGCCAACAAGTTATGGGGTGTcattatccatttttttaataatgaaagtAAACTTCATCCTCTACATCAACTATGATGCATATAGTTATTTAACTGCTGGGCATTAAAATTTGAACTCTCGTGAATAGTGTACTACAGTAATAGGCATTCACGATGTGAGCGAAGTATTATACTACCCCGTATTATTAGGGGTAAGTAAGTTACTAATACAATGATTATGAgttattttgttatttattttttctcgaCTAAATCGATCTATGATCATCTATTGTATTGGCATTGCTCATATTTcatcgaaaaaaaaaggaagactaaacttttttcttctatttttttttggataataaTGTTACTCCATACATTTTTACTACCGCTAACAAGAGTGATGATATAAATAGATATGAACCTTTCGATTAAATAAGATcaacaatttaaattattttctattattagTAGAGACCACTGTAGTGAGGCTCCCGGTAAAAAAGGTTCCGTATAGTTATCTTCGGACCGGACGTGAGACCGACGGTCTGCTTTGACGCTAGAGACGATGGTGCTGTGAAAAGCATATCAGTAGGAGGATGCTAAAATTTGAAGAGAAATGCTTATACAAGCACCTCTGTTCACTTCCTCTCGATCCGGCAACCATGTCCGCCGGCCGCAGGCATTGTTAGCTAGCTTCTCGTATACACGGTCGTCACGCCATCCATCCGCGCCTCCCTGAAGTCCCATCGGCTTGCTGCTCACAAAAAACGTGAATATTAGAGAAAAaactaatattaaataattaaaaaggaTGAGGATTCGAATCCAAATCGTTTAACCCATCATCTTAACTTGTGAAGCTAGCCGGAAGCGTCTCCCTGTAGTCTTCCATCGGCATGCTACTCACGCCGATGATGAGGTCGTCCACATAATAGCCATCCCCATCGAGCTCTGGACGGGGCAACCCCATCAAAATCCATAATCCAGagtctctcaagtctcaacacaCTTCAAGGTTGTCTCCTGGTATTACGAGTAAGTGAGACCTGGGCAACGTTGGCtaagggaggcggaggcgcggagcaGCATCGACCGGGTCGGGACGACACAGGCAAATTAGCAAGAACCTGGCAGCTAGCTGATGATAGCAACAGCGCATGGGTTTTGATTTTAGCGATTAGCGAGACCAGTACGTAGTACTAGAGTGGTGCTAggtacgtactccctctgtcctataatattcctcttatttaaaaaaattaaaattatttttttgactaactttattatctaaagtattttaagtataactttttgttttttatatttacataaattttttaaataagacgagtggtcaaacattactATAAATTTTATAGTACGGAGGAAGCAGCAGTAGTGCTGCTTCTTCCGCCGGTAGAAAACAGGGCATATAGCAAGGGGCAACTACTGGACAAAGGAACGTCAAGACATGGGCCAGTTCAACACCCGTTGGCCTCGCGGCTGCTTGTTCGCTTCTACTGTActcactcaaaaaaaaaaaaacaaaccctgggtttccgtgttcaacgtttgaccgtctgtcttatataaaattttttataattaatatttttattgttgttagatgataaaacatgattaatactttatgcgtgacttgtgttttaattttttttataattttttaaataagacggactgtcaaacgttggacatgaaaaccagagtttgctttttttttttggaaaactaatatttttattgttgttagatgataaaacatgattaatactttatgcgtgacttgtcttttaatttttttataatttttttaaataagacggacggtcaaacgttggacatgtgAACCagagtttgctttttttttttttttgacggagggagtacgtggcTGTGCCTGTTCCATCGGATTTTTCCttggtcagtttttttttttgtttgttttccaATGGGGCCTGCACGCTGCTTTCACTGTTTAGCACGAAAgttgtttttcattttcattgTTAGAGGCCTTGAGGGAAGCTTTCTATTTTTGTTACCAGAatgatgttaaaaaaaattatatataggaGATTTACAAGAATTTCACAACGTAACACGGGAAATCGAAGAAAATTCTTGTATTTATTAAACAGGTGCACTAAGCTGTATACGTACAAACACTTGTAACTTTCTAAACAGAAGAGGAAAGACATTGTTGACATTTCTTAATCTCTCTGGGAAAAATAGTACTCccctactagtactactttttGGGGAGGAAAAGGAGGGGAAAGATCTTGTAATAACATGGGCCAGGAACTCCGGGTTGTCATGTACAGGCCCTTCTTGGCCCAGTACAAATACCACGGGCAAATTGGGCTAGCTACGGCCCATCCTAATTTCTCGGTGGGCCAGATTAATTAGACCATTGAGAGTCGCCTTCTCCGCGGCGAGGGAGAGCACCAGCAGGAGTGCAGAACAGGGCTCGTtgggcgcgcggaggcggcgccgttcTCCCCCACCTAGCGCCGCCGTTTCGCCGCCTCGGCAGGCGCGCCGGCGCCCCCTTGCTAGCTGAAGTCATCAACCAGTGCCCGCGACGCCCGTGGCTGGCTCCGTCCGTTTGCTGCCACGACCCACGAGGGGGCGCCGGCGGAGTCACGAGTACTCGCCGCGCCCCGCGAGGAAAGATCGGCGCCGCTCACCCACAAGTCCGCCGCTGTGGCTCGTGCCGTCCGATTTCAGGTTTTCTCACTTGAACCATCTGAAGCAATTCAACTGAACCTTTCCTGAACTTCTTTTTCTGAGGCTTTGGTTGTAAATGGCAATAGCATATTCTGCAGTAGGATTTCGGCATAGATTGCTACTCCAGCAGGATGGCATTTTTTTTAGCTAGATAATGATAAGTAGTATAGGACTGGGGTTGTCAGTGTTCTGTTGCAAGTCCGGTAGCAGGCAGCAAGTTCCGTTCTACCAGGATTAGCATGCTCACATCACCTGATAACCTGATGCAACTATAAAGATGTCAGGCAAAAATATCCAACAAGAATCTTGGGGCGACTAGCTTATGAAGATAATCACAAATAACTCCAATCTTATGCACACTGGAAATCTAGGCTTCAGGGTTTATGACAAGAGCaaagaacaacaaaaatatCTTCAGCACTTCCAGTTGCCCAAAGAATAAAGGGCAACCTGTCTGACTACTTCGATGAGTATTTCAGAACTTTATATGATACATGagatgatgagaaaaaaaatatctggcAACAGTTCCCTTTCTGCCACAGTTCAAAGCTAGAATATACGCAAGCTTTACATCTACTGGCATTACtatttttaatcaaaattaCAAACAAAATGGAAGGCGACGGCGGTTATGGTTGCGAATGTAGCGGATCAGATCATCGCTATTGTTCTTGTGGTAAATAATTGCATTACTCAGTTGCTTGATAGcttctcttttctcttgcaCCCTAGCTGatatctcttcttctttctcgtCAATTGTCTTCTCAAGGTgagccatcttcttcttcgcctCGGAAGCACTTCTCACCATTTCTGACAAAAcgttttctttctctctcaaCCTCATACCTAGCACATCATTCTTCTTGACCAATTCTTTCTGTTCAGCAAGATGGTGCTGTAACCTGTTCCTTAAGAGCTTGAGCTCTTCACTGCATGCAAATGAACGGGCAGAGAAGTGGGTAAAACTCTTATTGAAATGTGATTCTAGCTGATCCAATTGATCAACCAGTGTGGAGGTTCCGGACTCAGCATTTCCTTTTATTTGTACGAGAGTTTCTTCCAGTGAGTTGATCTGTCCAGAATATTTCTGTATTTTCTGTTCAAGATACTGGATCTCTCTATGTGATTTTTCCACTGCCATCACATAGCTGTCTTCTTTGCTTTTGCTTTCTGCCTCAGTAACTCTAAGCTTCTGCCTGGCTAGCTGGAGCTGAGCTTCAAGTTCTTGGACATGATTTTGTAGCTTTCTGTTCTCTTTGTTTGCAGATGTATTTTCCTCCCCTAAATGACGATGTTTCTCCATAATTTCTGTGTGTTTGTTCTCCAATGTATCTATCTGCACGAGGTGATTCCTCCTAAGTACCTCAAGGTGTGATGCCTTTGTGGATACCTCTCCATATGCATACTGGAGTCTCTGGCAGCTGCCAATAATTCCTCTGAGGCTCTGCTGGAGGCAAGCAATTGCTATCTCACGATCTGTAATTTTTTGCTTTACTTGATCTTCGAAATCTTTCATAAATGACATTTTCTCCATGCATGCTTCGGTAATAATTTTCATATGCTCCTCCACTCTGTTCTTCTGAGAAGATAATAGATCAATTGTATTTACCAAATCTTTTGTGTTAGTTTCCATGTCATTAATTTTACTGGCAGTCTCAGCTTGAACTGTCTCGAGCTCCTCAGTTAAGTTTGACACTTTCAATATTGCCTCCTCCAATTGCTTGTTCAAACTGGAATTGCTTTCCATCTGAACTGATAGTTCCTCCTTCAGCTGTGCCAACTCACTTTCAAGATTCTTGATAGAATCCTCTGACTTCTCTAGTTGTGTTAGTGTGGCATCCTTCTCTTCATGTGCCATCTTAACCTCCTCCTGCAGCTCAATCTTGATTACTTCGAATTGCTCAGTCAAGGTACAATTGTTCTTCTTTAAGTTATCATTAGCGTGCTGTAGAGTTGAAAGGTTCTCTGTTTGCTTTTCTAGCACCGTCTCCAAGTTCCTCGCAGAAGCCAGAGATTGCTGTAACTCTAATTGAGCTGCATCCTTCTCTTCATGTAGAGCTGCAATCTCAGCATGCAGACTAGTCCTTATCTCCTCCAATTGCTGGTTCAGTCTATAATTGTTATCCTTCATTTCTTCATTAGATAGATCCAAGATTGAAATTTTCTCTCTTCCTTGCTCTAACTCCATTCTGAAGTTCTCGATAGAGATTTCAGACTGCTGCAAGTCTGACAGTGCTTTGTTCTTCTGTTCTTGTAGTGCTAAAATTTCAGCATGAGAACTAACCTTGGTGTCTTCAAGTTCCTTCTCCAGGTTAGCGATACTCTTGTGCAGATCGTCATTAGCAAGCTGAAGAATAGAATTATGTTCTCTCTGTTTCTCTAATTCCTCTTCAAATGTCTTAATTGAAGTGTTTGACTGCTGCAAATTATCAAGTGCTCGTTCCTTTTCTCCTTGTAGCTTAATGATCTCGTCCTGCAGCTTACTTCTAGCCTCTTCTAGTTGCCTCTCCAAACTAGAAATTTTCTCTCGTAATTCTTCATTTGCTTGCTCTAGAGCTGAAACTTGGCTCTGTTTCTGTTCCAACTCACTTTCAAGATTCTTCAGATTAGCCTCCAGCTGTTGTACCTGTAGGAGTGCTGCATTTTTCTCCTCTTGGCATACTGTAAGCTCACTATACATATCAGTCTTCGCTGCTTCAAGGTTTTCAACAGCTTCCTGAAGATTTGAAATTTGTTGGTTTTGCTCTTCTAACTTGTTACCGAGCTCAACAGTAGAAGCAACAGCTTCATTCTTCTGTTCTTGTACCATTGCAAGCTCATTTTGTAAATTGGAATTTGCCAACTCCAATTCTTCATTATTCTTCTGCATAACTGAAATCTGCTCAAATTTCTGTTCCAAGTCATTACCAAGATTCTTAAAAGAAGCTTCTAGCTGTTGGAGCTCTGATGCCAGAGAGCTTCCCTCTTTTTGCAGCACTGCAATTTTATCATTCAAATCACCATTTGTTGATTCTAGTTCCTTAACACTTGACTGTGCCTTTTCCAACTCAGTTAGGCACTTGGAATGTTCGGATACTAgcatttccttttcttctgctgCAGCTCCACGTTCTATGTTCATACTGTTCATTAGCTCCTGTTTCTCTGCAATCAGACCATCTATCTCCACGCCTAAAAGTttaagtttgctctcaagtaaATGTTTTTCTTCAGTCAAGGTGCTATTTTCAGCTTTTGTTTCAGCAATAGTTGCCTTCAGTTGAGAACATTCAGTACCTAAATTCTGCTCACATGCTTTCAGGTTATCATTCTCCCTTGAGAGCATCAAATTCTCATTCTTCATCTTCTCAATCTCTGATAACAAGGTCTGCACTTCTTTCTCAGCTAGCTGGGCCTTCTCGAGTTGGGATGACAAGAAGGTGCATTTCTCTTGGTGTACTGTAACCTCATTATACATATTGGTCTTTGCCGCTTCAAGGTTTTCCACGGCTTCCTGCAGATTTGAAATTTGTTGGTTTTTCTCTTCTAACTTATTACCGAGCTCAAGAGTAGAAGCAACAGCTTCATTCTTTTGTCCTTGTACTGTTGCAAGATCATTTTGTAAATTGGAATTCACCAACTCCAAGTCTTCATTATTCTTCTGCATAATAGAAATCCTCTCAAGTTCCTGTTCCAAGTCATTACCAAGATTCTTAAAAGAAGCTTCTAGCTGCTGTAGCTCTGATGACAGagaatttttttcgttttgcaGCACTGCTATTTTATCATTCAAATCACCATTTGTTGATTCTAGTTCCTTAACACTTGACTGTGCCTTCTCCAACTCAGTTAGGCACTTGGAATGTTCGGATACTAgcatttccttttcttctgctgCAGCTCCACGTTCTATGTTCATACTGTTCATTAGCTCCTCTTTCTCTGCAATCAGATCATCTATCTCCACGCCTAAAAGTttaagtttgctctcaagtaaATGTTTTTCTTCAGTCAAGGTGCTATTTTCAGCTTTTGTTTCAGCAATAGTTGCCTTCAGTTGAGAACATTCAGTACCTAAATTCTGCTCACATGCTTTCAGGTTATCATTCTCCCTTGAGAGCATCAAATTCTCATTCTTTATCTTCTCAATCTCTGATAACAAGGTCTGCACTTCTTTCTCAGCTAGCTGGGCCTTCTCGAGTTGGGATGACAAGAAGGTGCATTTCTCATTTGTTTCTTGTAGCTGATTGCTCAAATCCCCATTCATGTTCTCCAGATCTACTATTGAAATCTTCAggtcatctctctctttttcagtAACTTGCTTCTCAACAGACAGTGTCCTAATCTCATTCTCCATGAGTGTTATTGTTTTGTGTGATTCTCCTGCCTCTCTCTCTGTAGTTTCAACCAATAACTTTAGATTTTCATTCTCAGATGACAAATTTGCAACATCCGAACTTAATTCTACCCTTGTAGCTTCTTTATCCTTGATTGCTTTATCCAGTAGGTGCTTCAGATCAGATATTTCCTTTGCTTGTTCTTCTGTGTTTTGTTTCAGCTTCTCAATTTCTGCTTCCAGACTTCCTTCTTTGGCTTCACGATCTTCAAAAAGCTTCTGTTTCCAGCCATTTTCTTCACTAAGTGCATCTTCTACCTTTGTCTTAAGATTATTATTGTCTGAGCTGTCTCCCTCGTCGTCTGAATCAGATGAATCCGAATCACTGGAACTGTGCCCAACATTTTCTAGTTTACCAATTAGCTGTTGGTAGTGCTTGTGAAGGTACTCATACTCTTCATGGAAGCCCTTCACAAGGGAGGACAGTTTTGATTTCTTGAAGGCATTTCCAGAATCATCTGAGGGTTCAGTCTCGGCCGATTCATTCTCCTCGCCTATCATCCGTAGAATGTTTTCCACATTATCATCAACACCTGTGggaaaaccaaaacataaactCATTTCAGACAACAAATGGCTAGGGGAGTTTATTGATTACAGTACAAGCCAGAGTTATTCTAGAAGAACTAAAATATAGCGGTTTTCATCAGGAATGAATGAGAAAATACACAAGCCTTATGAGCGTGCTACTGATGTTTGAATTATGTTAGGGATCATCCAACCGGAACGACATAAGATCAACAGGAATATTACATTTGAGAAACGCctaggggtcttccggctagctccacaaggtggtgggctagatgatCTAGGTTCGaaacctcaccccttctaattatttgatattaggtcattccctaatattcgcgtctttAACAGGAATATTACATTTACAAGAATAATTTGGTATATATAGGAGCAAATTGCAAATTGTGATCCAAGCACAAGAACCTATATAACAAATTGATTTGAGTTAAATACTTGTCAAGAGAATACCTTTTTTGTTCTCCAGAAGATGTTTGGATTTCCTAAGTTTGTGTTTCTTCGTCATGTCGAACTGCTGAATATTCTTATAATGGCAACAAATGGTATTTGCTTGCAGAGGAGATGATCTAGTCAAAATTGATCATACTTGAGGTGATATGATGCTCTAGCCTCTTAACTCCAGATTATGTTTTATTCGTGAACGAGAGAAGCCCCTGAGTGAACTGTGTAAAGAGCATAAGAATATGATCAGTAAGGCGCCTAATCGTATAATCCCAGAGAAGAGCTCACCAGAACAGCAAAAAGAATTTTGACAAGAAACTATTTGAAGATTATGTGAAAAACATTGAAGCACttagcaaaaaaagaaagacgGTATAGAGTAG
Proteins encoded in this window:
- the LOC127766382 gene encoding uncharacterized protein LOC127766382, which translates into the protein MTKKHKLRKSKHLLENKKGVDDNVENILRMIGEENESAETEPSDDSGNAFKKSKLSSLVKGFHEEYEYLHKHYQQLIGKLENVGHSSSDSDSSDSDDEGDSSDNNNLKTKVEDALSEENGWKQKLFEDREAKEGSLEAEIEKLKQNTEEQAKEISDLKHLLDKAIKDKEATRVELSSDVANLSSENENLKLLVETTEREAGESHKTITLMENEIRTLSVEKQVTEKERDDLKISIVDLENMNGDLSNQLQETNEKCTFLSSQLEKAQLAEKEVQTLLSEIEKIKNENLMLSRENDNLKACEQNLGTECSQLKATIAETKAENSTLTEEKHLLESKLKLLGVEIDDLIAEKEELMNSMNIERGAAAEEKEMLVSEHSKCLTELEKAQSSVKELESTNGDLNDKIAVLQNEKNSLSSELQQLEASFKNLGNDLEQELERISIMQKNNEDLELVNSNLQNDLATVQGQKNEAVASTLELGNKLEEKNQQISNLQEAVENLEAAKTNMYNEVTVHQEKCTFLSSQLEKAQLAEKEVQTLLSEIEKMKNENLMLSRENDNLKACEQNLGTECSQLKATIAETKAENSTLTEEKHLLESKLKLLGVEIDGLIAEKQELMNSMNIERGAAAEEKEMLVSEHSKCLTELEKAQSSVKELESTNGDLNDKIAVLQKEGSSLASELQQLEASFKNLGNDLEQKFEQISVMQKNNEELELANSNLQNELAMVQEQKNEAVASTVELGNKLEEQNQQISNLQEAVENLEAAKTDMYSELTVCQEEKNAALLQVQQLEANLKNLESELEQKQSQVSALEQANEELREKISSLERQLEEARSKLQDEIIKLQGEKERALDNLQQSNTSIKTFEEELEKQREHNSILQLANDDLHKSIANLEKELEDTKVSSHAEILALQEQKNKALSDLQQSEISIENFRMELEQGREKISILDLSNEEMKDNNYRLNQQLEEIRTSLHAEIAALHEEKDAAQLELQQSLASARNLETVLEKQTENLSTLQHANDNLKKNNCTLTEQFEVIKIELQEEVKMAHEEKDATLTQLEKSEDSIKNLESELAQLKEELSVQMESNSSLNKQLEEAILKVSNLTEELETVQAETASKINDMETNTKDLVNTIDLLSSQKNRVEEHMKIITEACMEKMSFMKDFEDQVKQKITDREIAIACLQQSLRGIIGSCQRLQYAYGEVSTKASHLEVLRRNHLVQIDTLENKHTEIMEKHRHLGEENTSANKENRKLQNHVQELEAQLQLARQKLRVTEAESKSKEDSYVMAVEKSHREIQYLEQKIQKYSGQINSLEETLVQIKGNAESGTSTLVDQLDQLESHFNKSFTHFSARSFACSEELKLLRNRLQHHLAEQKELVKKNDVLGMRLREKENVLSEMVRSASEAKKKMAHLEKTIDEKEEEISARVQEKREAIKQLSNAIIYHKNNSDDLIRYIRNHNRRRLPFCL